The DNA window ACCATGTCGAGACCCGCCGTGACAGCGCCCTTCAGCTCGAACGCCATGCTGTCGTAGAGCACGAGCGGGCGGTCGGGGTTGAACATCATCTCCCGCTGGCGCATCAATGGTTCGAGAAACTCCGGGAAGTTGCGCCCGGAGAAGGCCGAGTACCGGCGCACGAAAGCGTCCACCACCTCGGCATCCCGAATCACTGCGCCGCTGCGCTCCACCTCCAGGTAGACCTTGCCGTCCACGTCCGCAATGGTCAGCGGGCCACCCTCGTCGGCCTCCGGAAACACCAGCGGCACGTCATCCCCCACCATACCGCGAAAGCGGAATGCCATCCGCTCCGACACGCCGTAGTAGCCGAGCACCAGGGCGAACAGCAGATCCCCGGGAACGCAGAACCGGCGCGCATCGGCGTCGTGAATCGGGTTGAAATCGCCAGCGACTTCCTTGGCGAAGCGGCTCGCCTGGCTGGCGGAAATCCGCACCACACCGTCCTGGAGCGCGTGGTAAGCATCGAGAAACATGGTCAAGGCCAACTCCCTGGTCGAGGTCGGGGTGAGCGTCAAGTGAGGAGGAGCGCGCTTAAGCCCCGCCTGGCACTGGCCCGGGAAAAATAACCGGCCAGTCGGTCAGTCACAACGTTGGAATGCCAAAACGGAC is part of the Aquisalimonas asiatica genome and encodes:
- a CDS encoding DUF3581 family protein, which codes for MFLDAYHALQDGVVRISASQASRFAKEVAGDFNPIHDADARRFCVPGDLLFALVLGYYGVSERMAFRFRGMVGDDVPLVFPEADEGGPLTIADVDGKVYLEVERSGAVIRDAEVVDAFVRRYSAFSGRNFPEFLEPLMRQREMMFNPDRPLVLYDSMAFELKGAVTAGLDMVLETASLDVNGKRGEEWLRFQVVDGDHVVGEGSKKVVISGLQPWDESRMQPFIDDYTARREHFHP